CACCGCCTCGTCCACCGCCTGGCACAGCAGGTGGCAGGCGACCAGGTGGGCCTCCTGCACGGCCGCCACCGTGGGACCGCCGACGCACACGGCCTCGTCGGACTCGAAGGCGAGGTCGTTCGGTCCCGGCCCGGTCAGCGCCCAGGTCGTCATGCCCACCTCCCTGGCCGCCCGGCAGGCCCGGACCACGTTGGCGCTCGACCCGGACGTGGAGATCCCGATGAACACGTCGCCGGGGCGGCCGTGGGCCGCCACCTGGCGGGCGAACACCTCGTCGAAGCCGTAGTCGTTGGCGACGGCGGTGACCGTGGACGTCTCGGCGTGCAGGGCGATGGCCGACAGCGGCCGGCGCTCCCCGACGTACCGGCCGACCAGCTCGGCCGTCAGGTGCTGGGCCTCGGCCGCGCTGCCGCCGTTGCCGGCGGCCAGCAGCCGCCCGCCGCCGAGCAGCACGACGCCGAGGCGCCGGCCCCAGTCGCCCAGCCGGTCGACCTCCAGGGCGAGGCTGTCGAGGGCGGCCGCCAGGTCGCCGAGGTGCTCGTGCCCGGCCAGCCAGCGGGCCGTCACGGCAGCGCCCCGGCGGCCACGGCGACCTCGTCCCGGCCGGAGATCAGCCCGGCGTAGACGTCCTCCGTCATGGCCGCCACCCGGTCCCAGCCGTAGCAGGAGCGGGTCCGGCGGGCGCCGGCCCGGCCCATGCGCCGCCGGGCGACCGGGTCGGCGAGCAGGCCGGCCAGCGCGCCGGCCAGCAGGTCGGGCCGGCGGGGCGGGACGAGCACGCCGGTCACGCCGTCCACCACCGTGTCGAGCAGGCCGCCGACGGCGGACCCGACGACGGGCACGCCGCAGCCCATGGCCTCGAGGGGCACGATCCCGAACGGCTCGTACCAGGGGACGCAGGCGACCACGTCGGCCGAGCGGAGCAGGGCCGGGAGGTCGGCCCGCCCGACCCGGCCGAGGAGGCGGACGCGGCCGGCCACCCCGAGGTCGGCGGCCAGCGCGGCCAGGCGGCGGGCCTCGGGGTCGTCGCCCAGCCCCTCCCTGGGCGGGCCGCCGGCCACCACCAGCTCGGCGCCCGGCACCGAGGCGAGGGCGGCGACCACGTCGCCTACGCCCTTGCGCTCGACCAGCCGGGTCACGACGACGACCCTGGCCAGGCCGGGGGACCGGTCGGCGACCAGCCCGACCGGGCTGAACAGGTCCACGTCGACCCCGCAGGGCACGACCGTGACCCGGTCGTGGTCGACGCCCATCCGGCGCAGCTCGGCGACCTCGTCGGTGCAGGTGGCGACGATGCGGTCGGCCCTGGCGGCGACGTCGGCCTCGACGGCCAGGCGGCTGCGGGGGCTGGTGTCGGCCGCCCCCTGGTGGCGCCGCTTCACGGTGCCGAGGGCGTGGAAGGTGACGGCCACCGGCAGGCCGAGGGGTGCGGCCGCGGTCGTGGCCGCCAGCGCGGACATCCAGAAGTGGGCGTGGACCACGTCGGGCCGGTCGGCGGCCCACCGCCGGCGGAGCACGCGGCCGAACTCGGCCATGTGGGGGAGGAGGTGGTCCTTCGGCACCGGCTCGGGCGGCCCGGCGGCCACGTGCTCGACGACCACGCCGGGGCCGAGGCGGGCCCGGTCGGGCAGGTCGGGGTCGTCCCGCCTGGTGTACACGGTGACGTTCGCCCCCCGGCGGGCGAGGGCGGCCGACAGCGCCGCGACGTGCACGTTCTGGCCGCCGGCGTCGACCCCGCCGAGCACGGCCAGCGGGCTGGCGTGCTCGGAGACCATGGCCACCCTCATCGCATCACCTCCACGAACAGCTCCTCCCAGTCGGCCAGGAACCGGTGCAGCCCGTAGCGGGCGAGCGCCGCCTCCCTGGCCGCCTTGCCCCGCACCCTGGCCTCGTCGTGGTCGGCGAGCAGCCGCCGCAGGGCGTCGACGAGGACCTCGGGCCGGTTCGACAGCACGCCGGCGTCCGGCGGCACGGCCTCGACCGCCTCGGTCGTCGCCAGGCCGACGACCGGCATCCCGAGGTGCATGGCCTCGAGCAGGGTCAGCCCGAGCGAGGTCCACCGGAACGGGTGCAGGTAGGCCCGGCGCCGGGCCAGCTCGTCGTGGAACCGGGCCTGGGGCGGGTCGTCGAACACCTCGAGCCCGGGGAGGGTGCCGGCGAGCGGCGCCACCCCCATCCCGAACAGGTCGAGGGGGACCGCCGCCGCGAACGCGGGCAGCAGGTCCGTCCCCGTCACCCTGGCCCGGCGGACGGGCTCGTTGACGGCGACGGCGACCCGGTCCAGCTCGCCCGTCCACCGCTCGCCCGGGTCGGGGATCCCGTGCTCGACCACCGTCACCGGCGCCGTCCCCGTGTCCCAGAACAGGCGGTTGAAGTGGGTGACGTGGACGACGACGACGTCGTCGCGGTCGGCGGCCGGGTGGCGCAGGTCGTTCACCCGCCCCTGGGGCGCGTTGTGCTCGACGTAGACGGCCGGCACCTCCCGCCCGGGCCGCCGGCCGCCCAGCCACACCTCGGCCAGGTGGGACAGCTCCTCGGGCCGCTGGAGCACGACCAGGTCGACCTCGTCGGCCCTGGCCAGGCACTCGGCCGGGGTCACCTCCACGACCGAGGCCGGCCACGGGTAGGTGCGGGCCCGCCCGGCGCCGCCCGGCCCCCGGTGGGGCAGCACGGGGACGAGGTAGGTGTGCGGTCCCTGCACGAACGCCGTCGTCCAGGCGCCGTGGACGTGCCAGAGCAGGATGTTCACGCCGTCGCCTTGAGCGGCGCCAGGGCGTCGACGGCCGAGACGACCTCCCTCGTGGTGATCGAGCCGAGGCAGGGGTGGCCGGGGACGGGGCACTCGCGGGCCCGGCAGCCGGCGCACGGCACGTTCTGGTCGCCGAGGAGCATCTGGGCGACCCCCCAGGGGCGCCAGCGGACGGCCGGCACGGTGGGGGCGAACAGCGACACGACCGGCGTGCCGACGGCCGCGGCCAGGTGGGCCGGCCCGGTGTTGGCGGTGACGACGGCGTCGGCGCCGGCCAGCACCGCGGCCAGGTCGGCGAGGTCGGTGGTGCCGGACACGTCGACGGCCGTCCCCCCGGCGACGAGCTCGCACAGCTCCCGCTCGCCCGGCCCGCCGGTGACGACCACCCGGCGGCCGGCGCCGGCCAGCGCGGCGACCAGCTCGGCGTGGCGCTCCGGGGCCCACGCCCTGGCCGGGACGGACGCGCCGGGGTGCACGACCACGTAGGGGCCGAGGCCGGCCGGCACCGGCGACCGGCCCAGGCGGCGGACGGCGAGGCGGCCGTCGTCGTCGGCGGGGAGCGGGAACCCGGCCGCGGCGACGAGGTCGAGGGCCCGCTCCACCTCGTGCACGTCGTCGGCCACCCGGTGGCGGAGGTCGAGCAGCGAGCCCGGGTAGTCGACGCTGGTGGCGGCGAGCAGGGGCACGCCGGCCATGCGCAGGAGCAGCGCGGTCGGCAGCGGGCTCTGGTGGAACGAGCCGAACACGATGGCGGCGTCCGGGCGGAGGGCGGCGACCCGGTCGACCAGGCGCTGGACCTCGACGGCGTCCACCGGCGGCGGGTCCGCCAGGATCCACGGCGCCGCGAACTCGATCACCTCGTCGACGCCGGGGAGCAGCTCGGCGGCGGCCCGCCCGGCCGGCCCGGCGAGGAACGTGACCCGCCCGGCGGCGGCGGCGACGGCCCGCACCGCCGGCCCCATCAGCAGCACGTCGCCGGCGTTGTCGAGCCGCGCCAGCAGCACGCGCGGCCCGGTCCCGCCGCTCACGCGCCGGCCCCGAGCAGCAGGTCGACGGCGGCGACGAGGTCGGGGGCCGTCTCGGGGGCGGCGGCCACCTCCTCCGGCCGGGTGACGGTGGTGGGGACGAGGACGGGCCGGGCCCCGGCGGCGAGCGCGGCGTCCACGTCGCTGCCGATGTCGCCGACGACCGCGCACCTGGCCGGGTCGACGCCGAGGGCGGCGGCGGCCTGCTCCACCAGGCCGGGAGCGGGCTTGCGGCACCGACAGCCGTCCTCGGGCCCGTGCGGGCACACCAGCCACGGCCCCACCGGCCCGAGCAGCTCCTCGACCCGGCGGTTCACGGCGTCGACCTGGTCGGCGGTGAGGAGGCCCCTCGCCACCCCGCTCTGGTTGCTGATGACGGCGGTGGGCACGCCGGCGGCGCGCAGGCGGTCGAGCGCCTCGCGGGCACCGGGCGCGGGCACCACCCTGGCCGGGTCGCCGTTGTAGGGCACGTCGACCACGAGCGTGCCGTCCCGGTCGAACAGCACGGCGGCCGGGGGCTCGACGGCGGCCGGCGCCGGCGCCCGCAGCAGGCGGGGGAGGCGGGCCCACCCGGCCAGCCAGTGCCACGTGGCGGCCGGCGGGATGGCCACGCTGGTGGCGACCATGGTGGCCACCTCGCCGGGGGTGCGGGGGCCGGGCGCGATGCGGGCCCGGGCCAGCTCGGCGGTGCCGGCGAGCCACCCGAGGGCGGCCAGCGCGGCGACG
The window above is part of the Acidimicrobiales bacterium genome. Proteins encoded here:
- a CDS encoding SIS domain-containing protein, encoding MTARWLAGHEHLGDLAAALDSLALEVDRLGDWGRRLGVVLLGGGRLLAAGNGGSAAEAQHLTAELVGRYVGERRPLSAIALHAETSTVTAVANDYGFDEVFARQVAAHGRPGDVFIGISTSGSSANVVRACRAAREVGMTTWALTGPGPNDLAFESDEAVCVGGPTVAAVQEAHLVACHLLCQAVDEAVAGAARDAAAVGGRA
- a CDS encoding glycosyltransferase; its protein translation is MRVAMVSEHASPLAVLGGVDAGGQNVHVAALSAALARRGANVTVYTRRDDPDLPDRARLGPGVVVEHVAAGPPEPVPKDHLLPHMAEFGRVLRRRWAADRPDVVHAHFWMSALAATTAAAPLGLPVAVTFHALGTVKRRHQGAADTSPRSRLAVEADVAARADRIVATCTDEVAELRRMGVDHDRVTVVPCGVDVDLFSPVGLVADRSPGLARVVVVTRLVERKGVGDVVAALASVPGAELVVAGGPPREGLGDDPEARRLAALAADLGVAGRVRLLGRVGRADLPALLRSADVVACVPWYEPFGIVPLEAMGCGVPVVGSAVGGLLDTVVDGVTGVLVPPRRPDLLAGALAGLLADPVARRRMGRAGARRTRSCYGWDRVAAMTEDVYAGLISGRDEVAVAAGALP
- a CDS encoding glycosyltransferase, encoding MNILLWHVHGAWTTAFVQGPHTYLVPVLPHRGPGGAGRARTYPWPASVVEVTPAECLARADEVDLVVLQRPEELSHLAEVWLGGRRPGREVPAVYVEHNAPQGRVNDLRHPAADRDDVVVVHVTHFNRLFWDTGTAPVTVVEHGIPDPGERWTGELDRVAVAVNEPVRRARVTGTDLLPAFAAAVPLDLFGMGVAPLAGTLPGLEVFDDPPQARFHDELARRRAYLHPFRWTSLGLTLLEAMHLGMPVVGLATTEAVEAVPPDAGVLSNRPEVLVDALRRLLADHDEARVRGKAAREAALARYGLHRFLADWEELFVEVMR
- a CDS encoding glycosyltransferase family 9 protein — its product is MSGGTGPRVLLARLDNAGDVLLMGPAVRAVAAAAGRVTFLAGPAGRAAAELLPGVDEVIEFAAPWILADPPPVDAVEVQRLVDRVAALRPDAAIVFGSFHQSPLPTALLLRMAGVPLLAATSVDYPGSLLDLRHRVADDVHEVERALDLVAAAGFPLPADDDGRLAVRRLGRSPVPAGLGPYVVVHPGASVPARAWAPERHAELVAALAGAGRRVVVTGGPGERELCELVAGGTAVDVSGTTDLADLAAVLAGADAVVTANTGPAHLAAAVGTPVVSLFAPTVPAVRWRPWGVAQMLLGDQNVPCAGCRARECPVPGHPCLGSITTREVVSAVDALAPLKATA
- a CDS encoding HAD-IIIA family hydrolase translates to RLRVPLPAGRRPTDWERNVAGLQDARWATADLAYRRAALVAAGGFDERFPRAYREDADLGLRLTEAGWRIVRGDRVVEHPVRPASRWVSLALQRGNADDVLFRAVHGRGWRERAGIPAGRRPRHLATTAAAVAAAGAALGGRRRVAALAALGWLAGTAELARARIAPGPRTPGEVATMVATSVAIPPAATWHWLAGWARLPRLLRAPAPAAVEPPAAVLFDRDGTLVVDVPYNGDPARVVPAPGAREALDRLRAAGVPTAVISNQSGVARGLLTADQVDAVNRRVEELLGPVGPWLVCPHGPEDGCRCRKPAPGLVEQAAAALGVDPARCAVVGDIGSDVDAALAAGARPVLVPTTVTRPEEVAAAPETAPDLVAAVDLLLGAGA